AGAACTGGGGCGGTGAAGGGGCGGCGTTAGGATCGCCCAGGCAACATAAGCCACGCCAAACTATTGGCTGGTCTTCAATGCGTCATCCTCCCCCGCCCCGCAGCGTCCGCCCTCGGAACCCAGGGGGCGCGGCCTCAGCGAGAGGCTCAGACCCGCCCGTCCGGAAGACGGGTTGGAGTGGGGAGTGCGAGCCACTCTTACTTCGCGACGTGGTCCAAGCTGGTATAAAGAGATCGTAGAGAGCAATAATGACGGTCTCCGAGCAAGGATAGTAACTGAGTTGAAAGAAACAGCGTTGATATCCCCTCCACTCTAGAGACGTGGCCCCGCCTCCCAGCGAGTTGCAATCCTTTAAATGGTCCGCGGAGCAAGGGAGGGGAGGACCGGTGGGGCGTCTCCTGGCGACGGCCTGGGGGCCCCGCCCAACTAATCCGGGCCTGGCGGCGGGCAGCACTCCAGCCAATCGTGGCTCGCGGCTTGGCTCCCGGGCTGAGCTGGGTGGGCCTGAGGCCAGACTGAGAGTCCCCGGGGAGGTGAGCGAGGGCCCTACCCAGCACTGGAGGGTCGCAAAGCCGCGGGCGTTCCCGGAGGTGGTCATTGCGAACCTGGTAGCGGAGGTGAGGTGTGGCTGCCTGGCTTGGGATCAGCCTTGGGTTGGGAGAGGAGGAGGCGCGCCTCCGAGAGTTGCGGAGGCGGGGTACTGGCGGGAGTAGGGGGCGCAGATTAAGGGGAGGGTTAGGGACCGGAGTTTCGAGATCCTGGACGGAAGGCGAAGTTTTGGGGGCAGGATCTTCAAGTGAAGGGAGTTTGAAGCTGGGACATGGGGTGTTtggagaagcaagaaaactagaGAAGGAACTTTTGGGGTAGGAAATCTGAAGATTAGGACAATTCGGGCCTCCGGGACGGGGTGAATTCGGGGTTCTAGTGTTCAGGAAAAGGTGTGAAGGGTTGGGCTGGGATCCCAGGCATTTGGAGAAGCGCGAGAACTAGGGGCAAGGACACTTGGTCTCCAAGACGCCGTGTCGGAGAGGGGGTGCAGGGGAGAGTTCCCTGTCAGGTACTGGAGCCAGAGGGGGAGACTGGAGGTGAAGTCGAGAAGCGTTTGAAAGACGGGAGAACAGGGGAAGTTGACGGGAGAAGGTCTCAAAATTGAAATACCTAGTGTCCCGAACGGAGTGCGTCGTAGAGCATTTGTAAATCTTTGAGAATTGTGTTGGGGTCTGGGTCTCTGGACCCGAGGGCAGTTTGAGGGGAAAATCCAGGACCTTCTGCGGTCCGAAGAAAAGCAGTTTCACAGCCCGAGtctggagtgggggaggggtgttccGGGCTTGGAGCTCAGACCCTCCGCCCTGGAGGCGGTGGAGGGCGGGGCTCGGCAGGCGCCCGGCCGCCGGACGTCCGGGTTCCCTTCCCCCACGTACTGCGGGCCCCTCTGCGCATGCCTTGGGGGAGGGCGGGGAAGGTTAGTCCCTGCGGCGTGCGGAGCCCTCCGGGAATTGTAGTGCGTGCTCAACGTCAGTGCGTGTACCTGGTGGCTATTGGCCCACATTTCCCAGAAGCCTCTGGGCCAAATTGGGGCGTGTCTGAATGCTGAAAGGAGACTCCGTAAAGGGGCGGGGCCTGTAGAGGGCCGACGTCTGGTTGGATGGGCCGATAGGGGCGGGGCTTGGCTTGAGTCGAGTTCTAGCAAGTTTTACTGCGGGGCGAGCCCTGGGATAATCTCAAGGCACCCGCGACGGCCTGAGGGAGGCTCCTTCACTGTCATTGGGCGCGCTCCCAAGTCAGTTAGCGAGAGGGCATGGACAGAGAAACATCTTCCCTGTGAAAGAAGAGTGTCCATAGATAGGTGCCCTTACAGGGCTCCAGGTGGTTGGaatgtagtaggcactcaaaataTCGAATGAATAAATGGCAACTAACTCTTGTTCATTAAGTGTATAATGTCACATTACTTCCCGAGATCACACAGCTGAGCAGTGTGAAaggcagaattcaaacccaggattTTCTGCTTTGAGGCCAGGTCTCTGTACTCAACCCCTGTCTTGTGTATGTCACATTTGAAGAAGGGTATTGTGGAAAGAACAGCTTTAAGATTTAGGGGTACTTGAGTTAGTATCCtcatcttgcagatgaggaagttgagtcTCAAGGAGGTAAATTCACTATTTGAGCCCACATGGGCAAGTAagtgggactcaaacccagctgTTTAAGTCCagatcttgttttctttctttctttttttttttaatgtggatttttttttttttttttttttttttttttgcggtacgcgggcctctcactgctgtggcctctccctttgcggagcacaggctccggacgcgcaggctcagcggccgtggctctcgggcccagccgctccgcggcatgtgggatcatcccggaccggggcacgaacccgtgtcccctgcatcggcaggcggactctcaaccactgcgccaccagggaagccctatgtggatcatttttaaagtccttactgaatttattacaatattgcttctgttttatggttttctttttttattttcttttttttggccgtgaggcatgtggggtcttagctccccaaccagggaccaaacctgcaccccctgcattggaaggcgaagtcttaactactggaccgccagggaagccccccagatcttgttttcttttcttttcttttttaaaattatttatttttggctgcgttgagtcttcgttgctgtgcgcaggctttctctagttgtgacaagcgggggctactctttgttctgGTACAtgtttctcattgctgtggcttctcttgtagggagcacaggctccgggcccATGGGCTTcattagctgtggcacgcaggctcagtagttgtggcgcatgggcttagttgctccgcggcatgtgggatcttcccggaccagggctcgaacctgtgtcccctgcattggcaggtggattcttaaccactgtgccacgagggaagttcCAGATCTTGTTTTCTTAATCATATACATTTACTCTCCTCCTTAGCCTTGTGGGATTCAtgctatctccattttatagatgcagaaactgaagTTTGGATCATTACAAATCAACAGCAACCATACAGGAGATTCAGGGTTTGAACTAGCCTGGTGTGTCTAACTTGCCCCTCTTCTCTCCACAGGGCATCATGGTAGGAGGCTTGAAGAGGAAACACTCAGatctggaggaggaagaggaggatgagaaGTGGGACTGGGGTCCGGCAGGCCTGCGGAGCTACCAGCAAGCCCTGCTCCGTATCTCCCTAGACAAAGTCCAGCGAAGCCTGGGCCCCCGAGCACCCAGCCTTCGCAGGCATGTCCTCATCCACAACACCCTCCAGCAGCTCCAAGCTGCGCTTTGCCTGACTCCtgcacctgccctgcccccagagccCCTCTTCCTGGGCGAGGAGGACTTCTCCCTGTCGGCCACCATCGGCTCTATTCTCAGGGAGCTGGAGACCTCCATGGATGAGACCGAGCCCCCTCAGAATCCAGTGGCTCCCCCAGGCCCTCAGAATGAAGTGCTGCCCCAGCCCGATCCAGTCTTCTTAGAAGCTCTGAGCTCCCGGTACCTGGGGGACTCTGGCCTGGATGACTTCTTCCTGGACATTGACACATCTGCAGTGGAGAAGGAGCCTTCACTGGCCCCACCAGAGCCTCCTCACAACCTTTTCTGTGCCCCAGGGTCCTGGGAGTGGAATGAACTAGATCACATCATGGAAATCATTCTGGGATCCTAAAACtttgatggggggggggggttttcGTCATCGAATCCCTGGAtgcaactctgtgtgtgtgtgtgtgtgtgtgtgtgtgtgtgtgtgtgttttgatggGGGCTCTAAGCAGTGGCTGTGGCCTCCTCCCATTTCAGGGTTCCAAATTGTcttgcatatatgtgtgtgtctggttATCACAACCTTCTGTGAAGGTGGGTCTTCCTGAATTAATTTATCTGTTCCAAATGCCTTAATGAGACTCTGTTTCTGGGAGTCTGGTTTCCCACTTCCACATTTCTTCTGCCTTTCCCTCCAGTTCCTACTCCCCTTGTGTCCACTGGGGCCTCAGGGAAGATAGTTTGGGCCTGTCAAAGGATGACAGGGATGTGCGCCTGATTGCTATGGAAACCCAGCCTCTGCCTCTTGCACCTCCAGGTAGTGGGAGGGGCAGGCCTCCTCCCCACAGGCTGAACCCCACCTCCTTCACAGGACCGCAATCCAAGCAGCCTCCTAATTCATGACCAGGCCGGACCACGTGCAATAGGGTGGAAACCAAACTGCTCCATGCcacattatttaaaagaaaggcGGGTTTTgtggtggttttttgtttctgtttttgttttttgattgtttgtaatgattttttttttttttttaaataaaagtactttGGAAGGAGTGGTGTTGCCTAAAGTTTCTAAACTTCAGTGGGTCAGTGGGAGGGACCTGGTAATTTCCCTAGACTCCTGTACCCCTTCCCTGTCAAAGGTGGGGCAGGTATATTATTAAAcatgacatttattgaatgctttttaAGAGCACTGTTCTACCTACTTTATTTGAATTAAGTCATCTAATCCTCATGATTATACAGAAATAGGAGGAgcttgaggttcagagaggccaagtcacttgctcagggtcacacagccaggaagactGAGGACCAAGGAGCTAGAACTCAAATTCAGTCTACCTCCAGAGCCTTCTTAACAATTGTATTTGTTGCTTCTTTGTAGATTTAGATTCCCCAGACACATGGGTGGACACAGGAGAGAGAAGCTGGGTCACATGAATTACGTGTCAAATGATAGAGCCCTCTGGCACGTAAAAGTCAGCCCTTTCATTGTATGAAATGTGctgctgaggcccagaggagaaagaaaatgcccAAAGACCCCCAGTACTAACAGAAGATCTTTCTAGAAAACTGTTGGCTAGGAAGCAGAGTAAAGTTAATGGTTCTAATGATTTATTTAGGAGGTGCAAGCCCAGGCTGGTGagagtgaggggaaaaaacaggagGCCAGGGAAGATGTGTTGAGATACActaatgcagggacttccctggcggtccagtggttaagactccatgcttccagtgcaaggggtgcagccaaaaaaaagatatattcgCTAGGCCTCCACAAAGACCTTTGAAGACATGGCAGCAGGTAAGGTTACACAGCACTTAGGGACTTTTCTAGAAGGGTTGCAAGGAGGAACTGCACCTGGATGTAACACAAAGGGAATGGAGGGggattttgcctttgttttctggcTCAAAGCCAGATTCTCACCCTGAGAGGGGCATTGCATCTAAGTCTGAAAACAGCTGGGTAATTAACAGGTGGGTGCCAAGCCGGAGAAGGAGGAGGTGGTCAAGGGATCTCAAGAAGGTACATGGGGTCCACATTGAGATATGGATGCCCAGTGGATCGTGTCTAACTCCTAGTTAAAACTTTCGGTGACTTCTcacactcagaataaaatcccaaCCCCTGCAAGGCCTATCTTGCTTCTAACTTCGCCAGTTTAAtctcccattctcccctccctcacGCAACTCCTGTCGGCCCcagggcttttgcacttgctgttaACAGCGCAGAGGACACTTCCTCCATAGTTTCACCAGTCTAAATGTCCCCttctcagagaggtcttccctgtCCTTCCTAGTTCAGCATGACCAGGTGCACCCCCAACCCAGCCCACTTCCCATTGTTTGATTTTCTTAGTAGCACCTATCCAATCTCAAGTTATTTATGACCTCTTTATGCTTAGGCTCCTGGTCTGTTGGAGAAATCTCTCAGAGAGAGGGGTCATGCTGTAGTGCATAGAACTATGCTCGGCACAGATAAGCGCTCAaatttttgtcgttgttgttgagAAGGCGAACTCCCAACTTTGCAATGGCCaagcctccttcccacctccctcaaCGCATCTCCCCCACACCATTCTCTGCTGTTCTTCGAACACACCATGTCCCACCCTCAAGACCTGGAGTAACACCTACCTCACTGAGCGATCATGCCAAGTGTGTAAGAGGGCGTCTGATGCACACCAAGTATTCCAATAATTGCTcaaatttactgagtgcctactgtggaCCTGGCACTCTTCCAGGCACTTGAACAAAGCAGGGTTCCCGCTCTCATAAAGCTTCATAGTGGGAGACAGCTGAGTGTTTACTGAAATAAACAGTAAGATGTAGTCTGTCTAGTCTGTCCGGGGTGATAACTGCTGTGGAGAAAGAGCAGGAGAGTGATGGGGGTGTTGCTGTTTAGATGGGATGGCAAGAGAAGGCCTCACTGACAGAATGACATTTgagaaagacctgaaggaggtgagaagTGAGCCATGTGAATCTGTGGGGAAACAATCCTTGTGGCAGGAAcacagtgcaaaggccctgtggtcagAGCATGAGTGGAGTGTTTGAAGGACCATTTGGAGGTCTGTGTGGCTGGAGTAGAGGGAACAAGGGGGAGAGTATTTGGAGGTCTGTGTGGCTGGAGTAGAGGGAACAAGGGGGAGAGTACTAGGAGATGAGATGAGAAAGAGTTGAGGGGGGCAAATCATGTAGAGTCTTGTGGGAGTCCCGTAGGGAGCATTTGAGCTTTACCCTGAACCCTGAGTGAGATAGAAGGCATGGGATGGCATTGAGCAGTGGAGGAAGGAGATCTGACTCACTTTTACATGGACTCTCTTTGCCCTAAAGATACAGGAGTGAAGAGGAAGCATGGAGCTTGTTAGGACCACAGTGAGTCCAGAATGAGGAGCACCCCAACTTTCCAGATCAGcacactgaagctcagagaggcccaGCTCCAGCCGTCAAGAAACTGGCAAGATAAGTGGAAAGGCTGGCCCTGCAGAGGGAAACGGGTCCCTGAGGGCAGAGTCCGCGTTCCGCAAGCTGCCCTCCCCCCCGGCCCCGCGGTGGGGGATGGGCCTCgatccctcccacctgcccactCTCCGCCCCGAGCTGGATGCCCGGGAGCCCCGCCGgcgcctcctctctccccaggggCCAGGTGGGGCggccggcggggggcggggcgctCCCCCgaaccccctccctcctccccagctggcGGAGGCTCCGCCCCAGGGCTGCCTGGTCAGTGGCTTCGCTTCTGGTTTCATTTCCCAAGGCCCGggctctctccttttcccttcccccagccctttgAATTCCTGGCTCCTTTTCCACTTTCTGGTCTCAGctccaatgtcacctcctctgggagaCTCTCCCGGACCACCCTGGCTACAGGCACCGCTCTCCCGGCCTCTCTATTACCCCGTCCTATTTGTATTCTCCAAGTCACTGAACAGAAGCAGAAAGTATCTTCCTCATTTATTCATCTTCCAGGGTCTTCTCATCCCActcagaatgaaaaacaaaggtcCAAAGAGTGCTCtcagcagtggtccccaacctttttggcaccagggaccggtttcgtggaagacaatctTTCCACAGACGTGTGTGTGTAGGGATGGTTCaggcgagcgatggggagcgatgggcagCGGCAGATGAAGTTTCTGTTGCTCTCCTTCCCGCCACTCACCTCTTGCTGTGCGGCCTGGTCCCTAACAGGCGGGggaccggtaccggtccgtggcctgtaagttggggacccctgctctaaaggGCCTGAAAACTTCTCTGACCTCTTCCCTGGCAGCAGAAACAGCACCTCTCAGCCCAGGGCCTTTGCAGTGGCCCTTTCCTCTGGCTGGAACACTCTTCTTCCACAGCTTTACTACCTCTCCCACTTCATCAAGTCTCTGCTCGATGTCACCTCTTCGGAGACCCCTCCGCCACCACCAGCTGCCTGTCCAAACTGCACACCCTTTCATTACTCTCGTCCTGCTCTGCTTTTCCATTTCCCTTGTCACCTTCTAAGATACTAAGTAATTGCTTTATTAAGTTTATTATTGTCCATCTCCTCATATCAGggatttttgtttataattttactgCCATAtcttcagtgcctagaacagtgcctggcacacaatttatttgttttcatatttctttttccacCCCATCCATCCCCTCATCCATAAGAAGAGAGGCTCTGTGAAGCGATTCCAGAGCTGTAGCCCCATTGTCTACAACAGTGCCCacaacatagtagatgctcaataaaccacatgttaatcaaactcaGACTCCTGTGAGCTCTTCTTCCCTTTATGACCTGGAAAGACCCACTTGGAGACTCTGAGTCTCCTTTTCCCCCGGCCAAAAAGATAGGTTGTGAGGGAAATTATGTGAGTTTGCCTAGCAGAttagcattttactttttttattatgaaaaatttcaagcacagagaaatgatagaaaaaaaaaagtatgtcttcTGAGCACTTGAATACCCTCCCACCTAGGTttagttttcaacattttaagTTTCCTTTACCTGCAGatgtgtatgtacattttttcttttgctgaaacATTGGAGAGTAAATTGCTGACATTTTGACATTCTACCCCTAATTAATAGCTCAGCAGACATCTCTTAAGAGTAAGGACACTTGTCTACAAACCACAATCCTTTTTCACATCTAAGAGAATTAAGAATTCCCTAATATCATCTAATATTCCGTCTATATTCAAATTTTCCCAGTTTTCTCAAGAAGGTCTTTTGTAGAAGTTTTTACAcccaaatcaaaaccagaatctAATGCAGGTTCACATGCCTATTTGgttgtaataaataaattatatagtatcTTTTATTCTGAAACTTCCTCCCCCTCAACCCGACCAATCCCTTCTTGTGATTTCTTGAAATTGAATTTTTGGTAGAACAACCCAGTTGTGTTGTAGATGTCCCATATTCTGTTTTTGTCTGACTGtgtttgtgtttaattttgtacATGCGAATTCAACTCTTGCAGAAACACTGTGTGGCAGGTACTCTTtagctgagttttttttttaatctccttgtataattaaacttttttttttttttttgtctgtgccccacagcatgcaggatcttaattccctgaccagggctcgaacccgtgtcccctgcattggcaggcggattcttaaccactgtgccaccaaggaagccctagttAGCATTTTTGATACCTTACTTTGGTCAGGAGTTTTATTCACAAACAGTTCTTCCCATAGGAGGAGTTAGCAAATGAGCTACTTGAAGAAGGTAAAGTCCCATTGTCGGTTTATCTGACAAGTATTAAACTCCTGCCTACTTGTGCCCCACCCTGAATGTCTCACTTGAACTAAGCACCTGTGCTATTACCACAACTACTACTACTGAAAAAAAGGACACGTTACACACCACTCTGAGCATTTTGCAggaattgttttatttaatcctcaaaacaatcctcTGAGCCAGACGCTATTTCTCTCACTTtaaaagtgaggaaactgagaccctcCTAAGGGACTAAAgcacttgcccaaagtcaaacaGCTACTTAGGGAATGGAGCCCAGGGTGGGATTCCAGTggcatcccacccccaccctcccactccaGCCTGTAACCACGATTGAATACAACTACCCAGCATTTGCTGATATAGTGCTCTTACAGGTACtaccttattttaattttcctaactcTCAAGAGGTAGGCAAGAAGACCCCCATTTAACAGATTTTGTAGGCTCAGAGACCAAGGTCACACACCGAGGGAGTGTGAGTccgaatttgaacccaggcctagCTAGCCTAGAGTGTAGACCCCTGTTGGGTCTGGGTGCGAAAGAAGCTCAGTTACTGGGTTTGGCAAGTGCGTCGGCAGGTGTGAGGGGCCCGACCTTAGGAGACAAAAGCCCCACCCTGCCACTGTCCCACAGGGCAAAGAGCCAACCtaccttccccccctcccctcacGCAGCTGCCCGGACATGCGCCCTGAAGCCAACTTCCTCCCTCTTCGAACCTGCCCCCTACAGGCTCCGCCCATCACCGTCTAGGACCAATCCCTGGATGAAGGGCGGGGTTGCCACGGGAGTGGGCGGTAGCTAAGGGGAGTCAGTAGCCTGGAGTCGTGAGCCGGAGTCAGAACTGCGTCTCACAACTCAGGCGCCGGTTGCTGAAGGGGACCGGGCGAGCGATGCTGCCGCCACCGCTTCCTGATTGGCCGCGGGTGGCACCCTCTTCGTTCTGATTGGCAGCTGGTGACCTGGGTATGTAAATGAAGGGAAGAGGCCTGGGAAAGAAGGGGTACTGGCCGCGAGGTCCTTTGGCAGGTTCGATACCCGAGTCCGGCAGGTGCGCGCCAGGGCTGCCCGGGATCGAGACGCACGGGCCTCTCTGTGCCGCCCGCCCCGGCCAGGCCGAGTGAATCACGCCGCAGCCCGGGAAGGGGGCGGAGGCGCCGGCTCCCTGGCTCCGGCTGCGTGACTcacccgcccccgccgccgccgcttcTGGAGGAGTAGCCTCCACTGCCTTCCGGAAGCGAGCGGAGGCCGAGAGGGCAGAACAGCTCTCCGGGGATCCAGGCACGCTATGTCCCGGGTGGCAAGCAGGAAAGACCGCGTCCCGCGGGGCAGCGTAAAGGGTCCCGGGGTATGGGGAACCGGAATACCCGGGGGAAAGCCGGCCTAGTTCCGCTAGGGGGCGCCGGGACTGGGGGGGCGGAGTCGGGGGTGGGGTCTGAATTCCTGCGGTTCCGGATGCTCGGGTCTGCTGGGAAGGAGGCGAGGACCCAGTTTTGAGTAGTGTGAGGGGTCACTCTTAAAGTTCTGCTGGGCAAGGATCTGGGTACTGTACCCTGCAGGCTGCCTGGCTTAAAAAAGCAGGTTGGCTCAGGGGCACCCATCCCGGGGAAAGTGTGGGTCCTCAAACTTCCCTCCGTGAACCCCGTGCCCATCAGGATTTTCCGGCAGGCTCTGTCCACTGTCTCCCAAATAAATCCTGAATCGACCAACTTCCTTCCATGTCCACTACCGCCTTATACTCCCAAGTCATCATCTTTGCCGACCCCAAAGAGTGCAGTAGCCTTCGAATGGATCTCAGGGCCaccctccccgccgccccccccgcccctctCCATCCCCCTACCCCTTCCTCTTAGCAGCCAAGGGGATCTTCTGGAAACTTAATCAGTCCACAATACCACTCTCCCTGCTCAAAACCATTCAATGACTTCCCACCACACTCATAATAAAAATCGAAGCTCCTTGCCTCTGCCTACTCTCAGAACCCCCCtgccccaacccccagcccctctctctctGTGCACTGACCACAGAGTCTTTTTTCAGTTCAAACTCATCCAGCCTCTAGGTCTTTCTTTGCCTTTGTTGTTCTTTATTCCCAGAATGCCTTCCCCCTGGTTCTTCCATGGCTGATTCCTTCTCATACTGGAGGGCTCATTTCAATTGTCACCTCCTCAGGGGAGCCTTCCTTGACCACTCTCCAGAACCTTTTAGTATCTTCCTAGCACCATCTGTACATTTCctgtatttgtctatttatttattgtctgatACTATTagtagacaataaatatttgattaaaccATGTGAAACAATTGCTTTTGTGggtaaaaaaaaaggttgaataTTGGACATTTCACATGGTTCAtcgaagaaataaatattaatagttattattaataGTACTTATTCACAGGAGTAattgctatgtaccaggcactgttctaagtgctttttgTATCTCATTTATTGCTTAAAACAATTATAGGAAATAGATACAATTATCATTCACGTCTTAAAGTTTCCCTAAGAAAGcctaggctcagagaggttaagtgatttgcccaagatcacacggACAGCAGTGGTCCGAACTTCACATTGGCTTTCCATAACTGAGTGACTCTTCCCTCCCCACAGATGATGCTGAGCAAGGGCCTGAAGCGAAagcgggaggaggaggaggaggggaaagaagccCTGGCAGTCGACACCTGGTGGCTGGATCCTGGCCACCCAGCAGTGGCACAGGCACCCCCAGCCGTGGCCTCCAGTTCCCTCTTTGACCTTTCGGTGCTCAAGCTCCACCACAGCCTGCGGCAGAGTGAACCGGACCTGCGGCACCTGGTGCTGGTAGTGAACACACTGCGGCGAATTCAGGCGTCCATGGCACCCACAGCTGCCCTGCCACCTGTGCCCAGCCCGCCTACAGCCCCAAGCATAGCTGACAACCTGCTGGCCAGCTCTGATGCTGCCCTCTCAGCCTCCATGGCCAGCCTTCTGGAGGACCTCAGCCATATTGAGGGCCTGAGccaggctccccagcccctggtagaTGAGGGGCCACCAGGCCGCCCCACTGGGGGAGCCCCACCCAGCTTGGGTGCCTTGGACCTGCTCGGCCCAGCCACTGGATGTCTGCTGGACGATGGGCTTGAGGGACTGTTTGAGGACATTGACACATCCATGTATGACAGTGAACTTTGGGCACCAGCCTCTGAGGGCCACAAATCCAGCCCTGAGGATGGGCCAGGCAAGGAGGAAGCTCCAGAGCTGGATG
Above is a window of Phocoena sinus isolate mPhoSin1 chromosome 19, mPhoSin1.pri, whole genome shotgun sequence DNA encoding:
- the SERTAD3 gene encoding SERTA domain-containing protein 3; its protein translation is MVGGLKRKHSDLEEEEEDEKWDWGPAGLRSYQQALLRISLDKVQRSLGPRAPSLRRHVLIHNTLQQLQAALCLTPAPALPPEPLFLGEEDFSLSATIGSILRELETSMDETEPPQNPVAPPGPQNEVLPQPDPVFLEALSSRYLGDSGLDDFFLDIDTSAVEKEPSLAPPEPPHNLFCAPGSWEWNELDHIMEIILGS
- the SERTAD1 gene encoding SERTA domain-containing protein 1, which translates into the protein MMLSKGLKRKREEEEEGKEALAVDTWWLDPGHPAVAQAPPAVASSSLFDLSVLKLHHSLRQSEPDLRHLVLVVNTLRRIQASMAPTAALPPVPSPPTAPSIADNLLASSDAALSASMASLLEDLSHIEGLSQAPQPLVDEGPPGRPTGGAPPSLGALDLLGPATGCLLDDGLEGLFEDIDTSMYDSELWAPASEGHKSSPEDGPGKEEAPELDEAELDYLMDVLVGTQALERPPGPGR